In the genome of Rhodoferax fermentans, one region contains:
- the hemW gene encoding radical SAM family heme chaperone HemW has protein sequence MIPIHSEPGSPEQPVQPHDIQHYMRPGTLQLGSLPPLSLYVHLPWCLKKCPYCDFNSHEQRAADLPEQDYLNALMADLESALPLIWGRSVQTVFIGGGTPSLFSPTAIDQLIAGIRARLKLAADAEITLEANPGTFEKDRFKAFRAAGVTRLSVGVQSFNDAYLQTLGRVHNRSQALAALEEAALNFDTFNLDLMYALPGQTLDELRSDVATALSFAPPHLSIYHLTIEPNTFFAKHPPAAVDDDLAADMLDLITELTGPAGLQRYEVSAYAKPGHRCAHNLNYWQFGDYLGIGAGAHSKLSFAHRVLRQVRLRDPARYMAQALAGSAIAQENEVKRAELPFEFMLNALRLADGFALPLFAERTGLSLNAIAAALQEAQARGLMTSDLAHARPTPRGFDFLNDLQALFLPKT, from the coding sequence ATGATTCCCATCCACTCCGAGCCAGGCAGCCCCGAGCAGCCGGTGCAGCCGCACGACATCCAGCACTACATGCGTCCCGGCACGCTGCAACTGGGCAGCTTGCCGCCGCTGTCACTCTATGTGCACCTGCCCTGGTGCCTCAAAAAATGCCCGTACTGCGACTTCAACTCCCACGAGCAGCGCGCGGCCGACCTGCCCGAGCAGGATTACCTCAACGCGCTGATGGCCGATCTGGAGTCGGCGCTGCCGCTGATCTGGGGCCGCAGTGTGCAAACCGTGTTCATCGGTGGCGGCACGCCCAGCCTGTTTTCACCAACAGCGATTGACCAGCTGATCGCTGGTATCCGCGCCCGTCTGAAACTCGCGGCGGACGCCGAGATCACGCTGGAGGCCAATCCCGGCACCTTCGAGAAAGACCGCTTCAAAGCCTTTCGTGCTGCCGGTGTGACCCGCCTTTCGGTCGGGGTGCAGAGTTTCAACGACGCTTATCTGCAAACCCTGGGTCGTGTGCACAATCGGTCTCAGGCCCTTGCTGCGCTTGAGGAGGCTGCTCTCAACTTTGACACTTTCAACCTGGACCTGATGTATGCGCTGCCGGGCCAGACGCTCGATGAGTTGCGCAGCGATGTGGCCACCGCGCTGTCGTTTGCGCCGCCGCACCTGTCGATCTACCACCTGACCATCGAGCCCAACACTTTCTTTGCCAAACACCCGCCCGCTGCTGTGGACGACGACCTGGCGGCCGACATGCTGGACTTGATCACCGAGCTGACGGGTCCGGCTGGCCTGCAGCGTTACGAAGTCTCGGCCTACGCCAAGCCGGGCCACCGCTGCGCGCACAACCTCAACTACTGGCAGTTTGGTGACTATCTGGGCATTGGCGCTGGCGCCCACAGCAAACTCAGTTTTGCCCACCGCGTGTTGCGCCAGGTGCGCCTGCGTGACCCGGCGCGTTACATGGCGCAAGCGCTGGCGGGCAGCGCCATCGCGCAGGAGAACGAGGTCAAACGTGCTGAGTTGCCGTTTGAGTTCATGCTCAACGCGCTGCGCCTGGCCGACGGGTTTGCGCTGCCGCTGTTTGCCGAACGCACCGGCCTGTCGCTCAACGCCATTGCTGCGGCGCTACAAGAGGCCCAGGCGCGTGGTCTGATGACCAGCGACCTGGCCCACGCCCGGCCCACGCCACGTGGTTTTGACTTTTTGAACGACCTGCAGGCGCTGTTTTTGCCCAAAACCTGA
- the rdgB gene encoding RdgB/HAM1 family non-canonical purine NTP pyrophosphatase, with protein MKIVLASNNPGKLAELQAMFAPLGFELITQGSLGIPEAPEPYHTFIENALTKARHAAAHSGLPAVADDAGLCVDAFGGLPGVQTAYYATQFGYPKSDDNNVRALLEQMAGIENRRAAMVSTLVAVRSPEDPEPLVAVGRVVGEIARERLGSNGFGFDPVMFIPEFGQTFAQLPTEVKNAHSHRGRAAAAMVALMRERWL; from the coding sequence ATGAAAATTGTTTTGGCATCCAACAACCCCGGCAAGCTGGCTGAATTGCAGGCCATGTTTGCGCCGCTTGGGTTCGAGCTCATCACCCAGGGCAGCCTGGGCATCCCGGAGGCGCCTGAGCCCTACCACACCTTTATTGAGAACGCGCTGACCAAGGCGCGCCACGCAGCTGCGCACAGCGGCCTGCCCGCCGTGGCTGATGACGCCGGTTTGTGTGTGGACGCTTTTGGTGGCCTGCCCGGGGTGCAAACCGCCTATTACGCCACCCAGTTTGGTTACCCCAAGAGTGACGACAACAATGTGCGCGCGCTGCTGGAGCAGATGGCGGGCATAGAGAATCGCCGCGCCGCGATGGTCAGCACCCTGGTGGCGGTGCGCAGCCCCGAGGACCCCGAGCCGCTGGTGGCAGTGGGGCGTGTGGTGGGTGAGATTGCGCGTGAGCGCCTGGGCAGCAACGGTTTTGGTTTTGATCCGGTGATGTTCATCCCCGAGTTTGGTCAGACCTTTGCCCAGCTGCCCACCGAGGTGAAAAACGCCCACAGCCACCGGGGCAGGGCGGCTGCCGCCATGGTGGCGCTGATGCGCGAGCGCTGGTTGTGA
- a CDS encoding CBS domain-containing protein: MFSVYGMQGRLFRGSLEQLRQVGGVGALTRSRALLPTGKQGDDRLAESFGAFVESAANKATGDDGHRSALSAYTDTRDGSTVRHPLTRVSDLMSPRIISLKDSATVLQAWQVLSEQGVGQAPVIDANNHLVGLLTRADLLNPERLPSPDSHALAWRALMLQNVTNIMVTPVPSVAPDSDIRRVAQVLLDTGLPGLPVVDDQGLVAGFISRSDILRAVVTDPPLDLWG, encoded by the coding sequence ATGTTTTCGGTCTACGGCATGCAGGGGCGTTTGTTTCGCGGCAGTTTGGAGCAGTTGCGCCAAGTCGGTGGTGTGGGGGCCCTGACGCGCAGTCGTGCACTGTTGCCTACCGGAAAGCAGGGCGACGACCGACTCGCCGAATCGTTTGGCGCTTTTGTGGAGTCTGCGGCCAACAAGGCCACTGGCGATGACGGCCACCGCAGCGCCTTGTCGGCCTACACCGACACGCGCGACGGCAGCACGGTACGCCACCCCCTGACCCGGGTCAGTGACCTGATGAGCCCGCGCATCATCAGTCTCAAGGACAGCGCCACGGTGTTGCAGGCCTGGCAGGTGCTCAGCGAACAAGGCGTTGGCCAAGCCCCGGTGATTGATGCCAACAACCATTTGGTGGGGCTGCTGACCCGGGCCGACTTGCTCAACCCCGAGCGCCTGCCCTCACCCGATAGCCACGCGCTGGCCTGGCGTGCGCTGATGCTGCAGAACGTCACCAACATCATGGTCACACCGGTGCCCAGCGTGGCGCCCGACTCGGACATTCGCCGGGTGGCGCAGGTGCTGCTCGACACCGGTTTGCCGGGCCTGCCGGTGGTGGACGATCAGGGCTTGGTGGCGGGTTTTATCTCGCGCTCGGACATCCTGCGTGCGGTGGTGACCGACCCACCGCTGGACCTGTGGGGTTGA
- the rph gene encoding ribonuclease PH translates to MTDFSRSGARAFDALRTVSITRHYTMHAEGSVLIAFGNTQVLCTASVEEKVPGHKKGSGEGWVTAEYGMLPRATHTRSDREAARGKQSGRTQEIQRLIGRALRSVFDLKLLGERTIHLDCDVIQADGGTRTAAITGAFVAAQDAVNWLMAQGKITQSPILNPVAAISVGIVQGTPLLDLEYVEDSACDTDMNVVMTGAGHYVEVQGTAEGVAFTRAEMDQLLALADKGIRELIQLQKAAY, encoded by the coding sequence ACGCCCTGCGCACGGTGAGCATCACCCGCCACTACACCATGCACGCCGAGGGCTCGGTGCTGATTGCGTTTGGCAACACCCAGGTGTTGTGCACCGCCTCGGTCGAGGAAAAAGTGCCCGGCCACAAAAAAGGCAGCGGCGAGGGCTGGGTCACCGCCGAATACGGCATGTTGCCGCGCGCCACCCACACCCGCAGCGACCGCGAGGCGGCACGGGGCAAACAGTCCGGCCGCACGCAAGAGATCCAGCGCCTGATTGGCCGCGCGTTGCGCAGTGTGTTTGACCTCAAGCTGCTGGGCGAGCGCACCATCCACCTCGACTGCGACGTGATCCAGGCCGACGGTGGCACCCGCACCGCTGCCATCACTGGTGCTTTTGTGGCAGCGCAGGACGCAGTGAACTGGCTCATGGCACAGGGCAAGATCACACAGTCACCGATCCTCAACCCGGTGGCCGCCATCTCGGTCGGCATTGTGCAGGGCACACCCTTGCTGGACCTGGAGTATGTGGAAGACTCGGCCTGCGATACCGACATGAACGTGGTGATGACCGGCGCTGGCCACTATGTGGAAGTGCAGGGCACTGCCGAAGGTGTCGCCTTCACCCGCGCCGAGATGGACCAGCTGCTGGCCCTGGCCGACAAAGGCATCCGTGAGTTGATCCAACTGCAAAAGGCTGCTTATTAA
- a CDS encoding response regulator, which produces MILPEDDLSTSSALVIDANPTSRSMLVSQLRDFGMGRVVQAARLQDARRQLEFRNFDVVLCELHFDNETMTGQDLLDDLRRNQLLPFATVFIMVTGEATYAKVAEAAESALDGYLLKPHKANQLAERLHQARFRKTSLQDIFSAIEAEDFETAASLCQQRFESKGLFWLYAARVGAELMLRLGKTAQAQKLYQAVVAAKTLPWARLGVARALMDEGQVTRATSVLDKLISEEPNYTDAYDVMGRAQFEQGKFDAALSTYKLASDLTPASITRLQNLGLMSYYCGDRQGAEAMLDRTTRIGLYSKMFDCQTLVLLALVRFETGNRKGLQRCRDDFARLIKRRPGNERQERLSGIVEALHLIDQGQFVQAVTSIRSQCQRIKSPDFDFESAANLLALLAQLANKTIQLDEVEQVVDTVGKRFAGTRALAELLAGSAAIYPPYAELVRTAHSSILKLTEAAMTMSMRGDPQAAVIELIRHGQETLSGKLIETAYLVMHRYADKIKNAAELGPMVQQLRTHYNTKITRAALGEPKRQAGGLTLRASGHAATTTATPSAVPETLR; this is translated from the coding sequence GTGATCCTGCCTGAGGACGACCTGTCCACCAGCAGCGCGCTGGTGATCGACGCCAACCCCACTTCACGCTCGATGCTGGTGTCGCAGCTGCGAGATTTCGGCATGGGCCGTGTGGTGCAGGCCGCCCGCTTGCAAGACGCCCGACGCCAGCTCGAATTTCGCAACTTTGACGTGGTCTTGTGCGAATTGCATTTTGACAACGAGACCATGACCGGGCAGGATCTGCTCGACGATTTGCGGCGCAACCAGCTGCTGCCATTTGCCACCGTGTTCATCATGGTCACCGGAGAAGCCACCTATGCCAAGGTGGCTGAAGCCGCCGAGTCGGCGCTGGACGGTTACCTGCTCAAACCCCACAAGGCCAACCAGTTGGCCGAGCGACTGCACCAGGCGCGTTTTCGCAAAACATCGCTGCAGGACATCTTCAGCGCCATTGAGGCAGAGGACTTCGAAACCGCAGCCAGCTTGTGCCAACAGCGATTTGAGAGCAAAGGCTTGTTCTGGTTATACGCGGCACGTGTCGGCGCCGAGCTGATGCTGCGCCTGGGCAAAACCGCGCAGGCGCAAAAACTCTACCAGGCGGTGGTGGCGGCCAAGACCCTGCCCTGGGCCAGACTCGGCGTGGCGCGTGCGCTCATGGACGAAGGCCAGGTGACCCGCGCCACCAGCGTGCTGGACAAGCTGATCAGCGAAGAGCCCAACTACACCGACGCTTACGATGTGATGGGGCGCGCCCAGTTCGAGCAGGGTAAGTTTGACGCGGCGCTGAGCACCTACAAACTGGCCAGCGACCTGACACCGGCCTCCATCACCCGGCTGCAAAACCTGGGCTTGATGAGTTATTACTGTGGCGACCGCCAAGGCGCAGAGGCCATGCTGGACCGCACCACCCGCATCGGTTTGTACTCCAAGATGTTTGACTGCCAGACCCTGGTGCTGCTGGCGCTGGTGCGTTTTGAGACGGGTAACCGCAAAGGCCTGCAGCGCTGCCGCGATGACTTTGCCCGCCTCATCAAACGCCGCCCTGGCAACGAACGCCAGGAGCGACTGAGCGGCATTGTGGAGGCACTCCATCTGATCGATCAGGGCCAATTTGTGCAGGCGGTGACGTCGATCCGCAGCCAATGCCAGCGCATCAAGTCACCTGATTTCGATTTTGAATCGGCCGCCAACCTGCTGGCCTTGCTGGCCCAGTTGGCCAACAAAACCATCCAGCTCGACGAGGTGGAACAGGTGGTGGACACGGTGGGCAAACGTTTTGCTGGCACGCGCGCCCTGGCCGAATTGCTGGCAGGTTCGGCGGCGATTTACCCGCCTTATGCCGAGCTGGTGCGCACAGCCCACAGCAGCATCCTCAAACTGACCGAAGCCGCAATGACCATGAGCATGCGTGGTGACCCGCAGGCGGCGGTGATTGAACTGATCCGCCATGGCCAGGAAACACTCAGTGGCAAACTGATTGAAACCGCATATCTGGTGATGCACCGGTATGCAGACAAGATCAAGAACGCCGCCGAGCTGGGCCCCATGGTGCAACAGTTGCGCACACACTACAACACCAAGATCACGCGCGCAGCATTGGGTGAACCCAAACGCCAGGCCGGAGGACTCACCTTGCGCGCCAGTGGCCATGCGGCAACCACAACTGCCACACCAAGCGCCGTGCCAGAGACCCTGCGCTGA